The following proteins come from a genomic window of Salvia hispanica cultivar TCC Black 2014 chromosome 4, UniMelb_Shisp_WGS_1.0, whole genome shotgun sequence:
- the LOC125220709 gene encoding putative pumilio homolog 7, chloroplastic — MKDADELDMLLGEIPHATAPFNLQEMLHNVTNHHNNLVDHGYGHASCVTSLHNNTINTPLGNDESSPVSAFSGYSSSLSHSDIGSLSPPQFDDFNISGGGFCVDLKKGNEGSLVDCFNLYRNFGRMCVRDELEGASAPPYRVQYRDQSPNGSSRSFDKYGASDNYRTSFNVSVPRKGVSFEGEAASGMVEMPYDQRMANLLGSRCSPSQSDRMFSWSDFGSIASGPQFHRHNGLANNSFPMGFVVPNASPSLDNPLVGNSLLHPSQSRKTVIQASDSFYPSNMAHMAQLSPRYNEESLIHYQHTPPNGRNKVPLHVIVPRGSVEPFGREDSLIIQGEGVNYEITRHAHLGEHNTKSFHHGIGAWKTHERRSQLDDHLHTAAMQNGCQSPKMHFPFSRPTKFSSLAEAQGYIYHIAKDQQGCRFLQRMFDDGTSVDVQIIFDEIIDHAVELMMNPFGNYLMQKLLEVCNEEQRMHILFRVTEEPGELVRISLNTHGTRVVQKLIETLKTKQQISLVISALESGFLALIKDLNGNHVIQRCLQCFPGEDSKFIFVAAAKYCVDIATHQHGCCVLQRCISHSTGEHQENLVAEISANGLLLAEDAFGNYVIQFILELKIPSATSKLTSQFEGNYVHLSSQKFSSHVVEKCLLVCNEETRTNIIHELLSAPYFDQLLQDPHANYVVQRALRVSEGPLHNSLVDAIESYKTVSRNSPYSKRIFSQKLLRR, encoded by the exons ATGAAGGATGCTGACGAATTAGACATGTTATTGGGCGAGATCCCTCATGCAACAGCACCGTTTAATCTTCAGGAAATGCTTCACAATGTCACCAATCATCACAATAATCTCGTTGATCACGGTTATGGTCATGCATCATGTGTGACGAGTCTtcataataatactattaatactCCTCTTGGAAATGATGAATCCTCCCCTGTCAGCGCTTTCTCCGGTTACTCCTCTAGCTTATCACATTCAGATATTGGATCATTATCCCCTCCCCAATTCGACGATTTCAACATTTCTGGGGGTGGATTCTGTGTGGATTTGAAAAAGGGAAACGAGGGCAGTCTAGTTgattgtttcaatttatatcgGAACTTTGGTAGAATGTGTGTTAGAGATGAGCTAGAGGGGGCGTCTGCACCGCCGTACCGTGTCCAGTATCGTGATCAATCGCCTAATGGGAGTAGCCGGAGTTTTGACAAGTATGGAGCTTCTGATAATTATAGGACTAGTTTTAACGTCTCTGTTCCAAGGAAGGGTGTCAGCTTCGAAGGGGAGGCTGCTTCTGGAATGGTGGAAATGCCGTATGATCAGAGGATGGCGAATTTGTTGGGATCACGGTGTTCCCCTAGTCAATCTGATAGAATGTTTAGTTGGTCGGATTTTGGTAGCATTGCTTCAGGTCCTCAGTTTCATAGGCATAATGGTTTGGCTAACAACAGTTTCCCAATGGGATTCGTGGTGCCTAATGCATCGCCTTCTTTAGATAATCCGTTAGTTGGAAATTCATTGTTACATCCTTCGCAAAGCAGGAAGACCGTGATTCAAGCTAGTGATTCTTTTTATCCATCTAACATGGCCCATATGGCGCAGCTGTCGCCACGTTATAATGAAGAGAGTTTGATTCATTACCAGCACACGCCACCTAATGGAAGAAACAAGGTGCCTCTGCATGTCATAGTGCCTCGAGGGAGTGTTGAGCCCTTTGGCAGGGAAGATAGTTTAATCATTCAGGGGGAAGGGGTCAATTACGAGATTACCAGGCACGCACATCTGGGGGAGCACAACACCAAGAGTTTCCATCATGGGATTGGTGCGTGGAAGACTCACGAGAGGAGGTCACAGCTGGATGACCATCTCCATACTGCTGCAATGCAAAATGGCTGCCAGAGCCCCAAGATGCATTTCCCTTTCAGCCGACCAACAAAGTTTAGCTCTCTTGCTGAAGCACAAGGATACATCTATCACATAGCAAAGGATCAACAAGGTTGTCGATTCTTGCAGAGGATGTTTGATGACGGAACTTCTGTGGACGTACAGATTATATTCGATGAGATAATTGATCATGCAGTTGAATTGATGATGAACCCTTTTGGAAATTATCTCATGCAAAAATTGTTGGAAGTGTGCAATGAAGAGCAACGAATGCACATACTATTTAGGGTGACTGAGGAGCCTGGGGAGCTAGTTAGGATCTCTTTAAATACACACGG CACTCGTGTGGTCCAGAAGTTGATTGAAACTCTCAAGACAAAGCAACAAATTTCCCTAGTTATTTCAGCACTGGAATCTGGATTTCTAGCTCTGATTAAAGATTTAAATGGTAATCATGTTATCCAGAGGTGCTTGCAATGCTTCCCAGGTGAAGATAGTAAG TTCATTTTTGTTGCCGCTGCAAAgtactgtgttgatattgcaACACATCAGCATGGATGCTGTGTTCTACAACGGTGCATCAGCCATTCTACTGGGGAGCATCAGGAAAATTTGGTTGCAGAGATTTCAGCCAATGGACTTCTGCTTGCAGAAGATGCATTTgg AAATTATGTAATTCAGTTTATTTTGGAGCTGAAAATCCCATCTGCCACATCCAAATTGACATCTCAGTTTGAGGGAAACTACGTGCACCTGTCTTCACAAAAGTTCAGCAGCCACGTTGTTGAAAAGTGTCTTTTGGTATGTAATGAGGAAACCCGGACAAATATCATCCACGAATTGCTCTCTGCTCCTTACTTCGATCAGTTGCTTCAGGATCCACATGCAAACTACGTTGTCCAAAGAGCTCTGCGTGTTTCTGAG GGACCCCTCCACAATTCCTTGGTTGACGCTATTGAATCTTACAAGACAGTGTCGCGTAACAGTCCCTACTCAAAGAGGATTTTCTCTCAAAAGCTTTTGAGGAGGTGA